A single region of the Lactobacillus isalae genome encodes:
- a CDS encoding phosphoketolase family protein — MAVNYDSQEYLKSVDAYWRAANYLSVGQLFLMNNPLLKGELKAEDVKPKPIGHWGTIVPQNFIYAHLNRAIKKYDLNMFYIEGSGHGGQVMVSNSYLDGSYTERYPEITQDEKGMAKLFKQFSFPGGVASHAAPETPGSIHEGGELGYSLSHGVGAILDNPDVIAAVEIGDGESETGPLATSWFSSKFINPIKDGAVIPILQINGFKISNPTIVSRMSDEDLTKYFEGMGWKPYFVSAYKDGEFNGYKDHMEVHQEMAKTMDEVVEEIKAIQKHARENNDDSLVKWPMIVFRVPKGWTGPKFDLDGNPIENSFRAHQIPIPVSQGDMSHKEMLTDWMESYKPEELFNEDGSPKDIVKENTLSGDQRMAMNPVTNGGINPKVLNMPDYREFAVKFDKPGSVEKQDMAEWAKYLDKMAALNPNNFRGFGPDETKSNRLFQLLDNQKRQWMENIHTPNDENLAHEGRVIDSQLSEHQDEGWLEGYVLTGRHGFFATYEAFGRVVDSMLTQHMKWLRKAKEQAWRHDYPALNLVDTSTVFQQDHNGYTHQDPGMLTHLYEKNRPDLIHEYLPADTNSLLAVSDKAFRDRECINVLVTSKQPRPQWFSIEEAKKLVDKGLGYVDWASTDKGAKPDVVFASTGTEPTIETLAAIDLLHKKFPDLKIRYINVIDVMKLMSTEKNPNAISNEEFDRLFPKGTPVIFAWHGFKPMMESIWFDRGRGKNDVHIHGYEENGDITTPFDMRVLNHMDRYDLAKDVVESIPELSEKNADFIDEMDSLLAKHHQYIRDNGKDMPEVTEWKWNGLK, encoded by the coding sequence ATGGCAGTAAATTACGATTCTCAAGAATACTTAAAGAGTGTTGATGCATACTGGCGTGCAGCTAACTACTTATCAGTTGGTCAATTATTTTTAATGAATAACCCCCTATTAAAGGGTGAGTTAAAGGCCGAAGACGTAAAACCTAAGCCAATTGGTCACTGGGGCACAATCGTTCCACAAAACTTTATTTATGCTCATTTAAACCGTGCAATTAAAAAGTATGATTTAAACATGTTCTATATTGAAGGTTCTGGTCATGGTGGTCAGGTAATGGTATCTAATTCATACTTAGATGGTTCTTATACTGAACGTTATCCAGAAATTACCCAAGATGAAAAGGGAATGGCGAAATTATTTAAGCAATTTAGTTTTCCAGGTGGAGTTGCTTCTCACGCTGCACCAGAAACTCCAGGATCAATTCATGAAGGTGGAGAGTTAGGTTATTCACTTTCTCACGGTGTGGGGGCAATTTTAGATAACCCAGATGTAATTGCAGCTGTTGAAATTGGTGATGGTGAATCAGAAACTGGTCCACTTGCTACTTCTTGGTTCTCAAGTAAGTTTATTAACCCGATTAAAGACGGTGCTGTCATTCCAATCTTACAAATCAATGGTTTTAAGATCTCTAATCCAACTATCGTTTCTAGAATGAGCGATGAAGATCTGACTAAATACTTTGAGGGAATGGGCTGGAAACCTTACTTTGTTTCTGCATATAAAGATGGTGAATTTAATGGTTACAAGGACCATATGGAAGTTCACCAAGAAATGGCTAAGACCATGGATGAAGTAGTTGAAGAAATTAAGGCTATTCAAAAGCATGCTCGTGAAAATAACGATGATTCATTAGTGAAATGGCCAATGATTGTCTTTAGAGTACCTAAGGGCTGGACTGGACCTAAGTTTGACTTAGACGGTAACCCTATCGAAAATAGTTTCCGTGCTCACCAAATTCCAATTCCAGTTTCTCAAGGCGATATGAGTCATAAAGAAATGCTTACTGACTGGATGGAAAGTTACAAGCCAGAAGAATTATTCAACGAGGATGGTTCACCTAAGGATATTGTTAAAGAAAATACCTTGTCAGGTGATCAAAGAATGGCCATGAATCCGGTAACTAATGGTGGCATTAACCCAAAGGTTTTGAATATGCCAGACTACCGTGAATTTGCGGTTAAATTTGATAAACCAGGTTCTGTTGAAAAGCAAGATATGGCTGAATGGGCAAAATATTTGGATAAGATGGCTGCATTAAACCCAAATAATTTCCGTGGTTTTGGTCCAGATGAAACAAAATCTAACCGTTTATTCCAACTTTTAGACAATCAAAAGCGTCAATGGATGGAGAATATTCACACTCCAAATGATGAAAACTTGGCTCACGAAGGTCGTGTAATTGATTCACAATTATCTGAGCACCAAGATGAAGGTTGGCTTGAAGGTTATGTTTTGACTGGTCGTCATGGATTCTTCGCTACTTATGAAGCTTTCGGTCGTGTAGTTGACTCAATGCTTACTCAACACATGAAGTGGTTAAGAAAGGCTAAGGAACAAGCATGGAGACATGATTATCCAGCCTTAAACTTAGTTGATACTTCAACTGTCTTCCAGCAAGACCATAATGGTTATACTCACCAAGATCCTGGTATGTTAACTCACCTTTATGAAAAAAATCGTCCAGATTTAATTCATGAATACTTACCAGCAGATACTAACTCACTTCTTGCAGTATCTGATAAGGCGTTTAGAGATCGCGAATGCATTAACGTTTTGGTAACTTCTAAGCAGCCACGTCCTCAATGGTTCTCAATTGAAGAAGCTAAGAAGTTAGTTGATAAGGGACTTGGCTATGTTGACTGGGCATCAACTGATAAGGGCGCAAAACCTGATGTTGTTTTTGCTTCAACTGGTACTGAACCAACAATTGAAACTTTGGCTGCAATTGATTTGCTACACAAGAAGTTCCCAGACTTGAAGATTCGCTACATTAATGTCATTGATGTGATGAAATTAATGTCTACTGAAAAGAATCCAAATGCAATTAGCAATGAAGAATTTGATCGTCTCTTCCCAAAGGGCACACCAGTAATTTTTGCTTGGCATGGATTTAAACCAATGATGGAATCAATTTGGTTTGACCGTGGACGCGGTAAGAATGATGTTCATATTCATGGCTATGAAGAAAATGGTGATATCACTACACCATTTGATATGCGTGTGTTGAACCATATGGATCGCTACGACTTAGCTAAAGATGTAGTAGAAAGTATTCCTGAATTAAGTGAAAAGAATGCTGACTTCATTGACGAAATGGACAGCTTACTTGCTAAACATCACCAATACATTCGTGATAATGGTAAAGATATGCCTGAAGTTACTGAATGGAAATGGAATGGTTTGAAATAG
- a CDS encoding nitroreductase, which produces MEFKDVLALEHATRKFNDQRVSENTVRKVIEEAQRTPSLLNSQPWRIYVAEGDVAKAIRKEHEEKTLANEDPHEDFPSLLKVEWDTFPSKNMATMSETLDYFLRGESDDFDQAQLKLFNAPVIVFLTIPKKSPAWSIFDLGAYSQTLMLAATNRGLSTMPAHAFVKYPDVIRKYLDIPEDEAIGIGIGLGYPNKKATINDYKSKRVPLDEILKMKKNI; this is translated from the coding sequence ATGGAATTTAAAGATGTTTTGGCACTTGAACATGCAACAAGAAAGTTTAATGATCAAAGAGTAAGTGAAAATACCGTTCGGAAAGTTATAGAGGAAGCACAACGGACACCTTCTTTGCTTAATTCGCAACCTTGGCGGATTTATGTTGCTGAAGGCGATGTAGCAAAGGCAATTAGAAAAGAGCATGAAGAAAAGACTTTGGCTAATGAAGATCCGCATGAAGATTTCCCATCTTTGCTAAAAGTGGAATGGGATACATTCCCAAGTAAAAATATGGCAACAATGAGCGAAACTTTAGACTACTTCTTACGTGGTGAATCAGATGATTTTGATCAAGCTCAATTAAAGTTGTTCAATGCTCCAGTAATCGTCTTTTTAACCATACCTAAAAAATCTCCAGCTTGGTCAATTTTTGATCTTGGTGCATATTCACAGACACTGATGCTTGCTGCCACTAACCGTGGTTTGAGTACAATGCCTGCACATGCTTTTGTTAAATATCCAGATGTAATTCGAAAGTACTTAGATATACCAGAAGATGAAGCGATTGGTATTGGTATTGGATTAGGTTATCCTAATAAGAAGGCTACAATCAATGATTATAAGTCTAAGCGTGTACCTTTAGATGAAATCTTAAAAATGAAAAAGAATATTTAA
- a CDS encoding hemolysin family protein, with protein MSTSTITTNLIVIFITFLIAIFFVVAEFALVQTRSSQLEDMLANGQGNPKKLKRALHMVHNLNESLSTTQVGTTLVGVILGWIGQGTIEELLTDVFKMTPWFGAKTSGVLGAALGVVLLTYLEVVVTEIVPKNIAIDMPVKCLMAVVTPLAVFHTVVYPFVWLLNHSANGLLHLLGMQSADEESEVYSQSEILRLSRNAVTGGSLDKDDLLYMERAFELNDKVAKDIMTDRTQLQVLNATDNVKTALEKYIKDGFSRFPVVRDNDKDDVVGYVYAYDIVSQDQENPDVPITRIIRAIITVPESMLIQDILKLMIKKHTPIVLVVDEYGGTSGIVTDKDIYEELFGSIKDEIDDVSDEYIVRDDHGNIHVSGKTTLYDFERYFHTKLKSFEDSDIITIGGYMMEHYPNLKKGESVDLEGFKFKLVNIEQGFMRWFLVSKIEDNAGEKSEDNDQNSEEKAK; from the coding sequence TTGTCTACAAGTACTATAACTACTAATTTAATTGTTATTTTCATAACGTTTTTAATTGCGATTTTCTTTGTGGTCGCTGAATTTGCATTGGTGCAAACTAGATCTAGTCAGCTAGAAGATATGCTGGCAAACGGTCAAGGTAATCCTAAGAAATTAAAGCGTGCTTTGCACATGGTTCATAACTTGAATGAATCATTATCTACTACTCAAGTAGGTACTACTTTAGTTGGTGTTATTTTAGGTTGGATTGGTCAAGGAACAATTGAAGAATTATTGACTGATGTATTTAAGATGACGCCTTGGTTTGGAGCTAAAACTAGCGGGGTATTAGGAGCAGCTTTAGGTGTTGTACTTTTAACTTACTTAGAAGTTGTTGTCACTGAAATTGTGCCAAAGAATATTGCGATTGATATGCCTGTAAAGTGTTTGATGGCTGTTGTTACTCCTTTGGCTGTCTTCCACACAGTAGTATATCCATTTGTTTGGCTACTTAACCATAGTGCCAATGGGTTGCTTCATTTGTTGGGGATGCAATCAGCAGATGAAGAAAGTGAAGTTTATTCACAATCTGAAATTTTACGTTTATCACGCAATGCCGTAACTGGTGGGTCACTTGATAAAGACGATCTTTTATATATGGAGCGTGCCTTTGAATTAAACGATAAGGTTGCTAAAGATATTATGACTGACCGTACTCAGCTTCAAGTTCTAAATGCTACTGATAATGTAAAGACAGCACTCGAGAAATACATTAAAGATGGTTTTAGTCGTTTCCCAGTTGTACGTGACAACGATAAAGACGACGTTGTAGGATATGTTTATGCTTACGATATAGTCAGTCAAGACCAAGAAAATCCGGATGTTCCAATTACAAGAATTATCAGAGCGATTATTACGGTACCTGAATCAATGTTAATTCAAGATATCTTGAAGTTAATGATTAAAAAGCACACGCCAATCGTTTTGGTAGTAGATGAATATGGTGGAACTAGCGGTATTGTAACCGATAAAGATATTTATGAAGAACTATTTGGATCCATCAAAGATGAAATTGATGATGTTTCTGATGAATATATTGTTCGCGATGACCATGGTAATATTCATGTTTCAGGAAAAACTACCTTATATGATTTTGAACGTTATTTCCACACTAAGCTTAAGAGCTTTGAAGATAGTGACATCATTACAATTGGTGGTTATATGATGGAACATTATCCTAACTTAAAGAAGGGCGAATCTGTTGATTTAGAGGGCTTCAAGTTTAAGTTGGTAAATATTGAACAAGGCTTTATGCGTTGGTTCTTGGTTTCTAAAATCGAGGATAATGCTGGAGAAAAATCAGAAGATAACGATCAAAATAGTGAAGAAAAAGCTAAATAA
- the hpt gene encoding hypoxanthine phosphoribosyltransferase, with translation MQNSDNIDNIIDRVLFSQDDIEEICQRLGKQLTEDYAGKFPLVIGVLKGAVYFMTDLTRHMNVKMQNDFMDVSSYGDGFESTGKVRLDIDVQADVKGRDVLLVEDIVDTGHTLKFMKDLLTERGAKSVKCCALLNKTERREDDVVVDYYGSKVENEFVVGYGLDYLNAYRNLPYVGVLKPEVIQANLNR, from the coding sequence ATGCAAAATAGTGATAATATTGACAACATTATTGATCGTGTTTTATTCAGTCAAGATGACATTGAAGAAATTTGTCAAAGACTTGGCAAGCAATTGACTGAAGATTACGCAGGTAAGTTTCCATTGGTTATTGGTGTGTTAAAGGGTGCAGTTTACTTTATGACTGATCTAACCCGCCACATGAATGTGAAGATGCAAAATGACTTTATGGATGTTTCAAGTTATGGTGATGGCTTTGAATCTACTGGTAAGGTTAGATTGGATATTGACGTTCAAGCTGATGTTAAAGGTAGAGATGTATTATTAGTTGAAGATATCGTTGATACTGGACACACCTTGAAATTCATGAAGGATTTATTAACTGAACGTGGCGCTAAAAGTGTAAAATGTTGCGCGCTTCTTAACAAAACTGAACGCCGTGAAGATGATGTAGTTGTAGATTACTATGGTTCAAAAGTTGAAAATGAATTTGTAGTTGGATATGGTTTAGACTACTTAAATGCTTACCGGAATTTACCTTATGTTGGTGTCTTAAAGCCAGAAGTTATTCAAGCAAATTTAAACCGCTAA
- a CDS encoding APC family permease: protein MKRQISFGQALATVVGTVIGGGVFFKIGSISHETGTPSLTLFVWILAGIVSIASGLTVSEIAAALPVTGGSIKYIEYTYGKVWGFLFGWAQMLVYFPANIAALSVVFGQQFVVLFGLPTKYATLVAILLALFLMGLNFISTKFSTRMQSAMTILKAIPIALIVIFGLFNPTKISVDLLPLTSGQNVSFWAGLSGGLLAALFAYDGWINVTNLAGEVKEPEKNLSRAIIIGLSAITLIYVLVNYAFLTTIPFKEIIGNQNTAYLASLKLFGSLGGKLITIGILISVYGAINGFMLTGMRIPYTLAKDKMLPFSDKIGRTNVNTGVPTISALIILTVSLIMILLGTFDLLTNMLVFVMWTFTTLISIAVVILRYREPKLNRPYVVPWYPIIPIISIGGGLFIVISTVINEFWLSITGIGLTALGLPIYYYMKKHNKAD, encoded by the coding sequence TTGAAAAGACAAATTAGCTTTGGACAGGCTCTAGCTACAGTTGTCGGAACTGTAATCGGCGGAGGTGTCTTCTTTAAAATTGGAAGTATTAGTCATGAAACGGGAACTCCATCCTTAACTCTTTTTGTTTGGATTTTAGCCGGAATCGTTTCTATTGCGTCAGGTCTAACAGTTTCTGAAATTGCTGCCGCACTGCCAGTTACTGGTGGATCAATAAAATATATTGAATATACTTATGGAAAAGTTTGGGGATTTTTATTTGGTTGGGCTCAAATGTTAGTCTACTTTCCAGCCAATATTGCCGCTTTAAGCGTAGTTTTTGGGCAGCAATTCGTTGTTTTATTTGGCTTACCGACTAAATATGCAACCTTAGTTGCTATTTTACTTGCTCTATTTTTAATGGGTCTTAATTTTATTTCTACTAAATTTTCGACTAGAATGCAGTCAGCAATGACGATTCTTAAGGCCATCCCAATTGCTTTGATTGTAATTTTTGGACTTTTTAATCCTACAAAAATCAGTGTTGATTTACTGCCACTAACCTCTGGTCAAAATGTCTCTTTTTGGGCTGGTTTGAGCGGTGGTTTATTAGCTGCCTTATTTGCTTATGATGGCTGGATCAATGTAACAAATTTAGCAGGAGAAGTTAAAGAACCAGAGAAAAATCTATCAAGAGCGATTATTATTGGACTATCCGCTATTACTTTAATCTATGTATTAGTAAATTACGCTTTTCTAACTACTATTCCTTTTAAAGAAATTATTGGAAATCAAAATACAGCATATCTCGCTTCTTTAAAATTATTTGGGAGTTTGGGCGGTAAGTTAATTACTATCGGAATTTTAATTTCTGTTTATGGAGCAATTAATGGATTTATGCTTACTGGGATGAGAATTCCATATACTTTAGCTAAAGATAAAATGTTGCCATTTTCAGATAAAATTGGTCGAACTAACGTTAATACAGGCGTCCCAACAATTAGTGCTCTAATTATTCTAACAGTTTCTTTAATCATGATTTTACTAGGAACTTTCGATCTCTTGACCAATATGCTAGTTTTCGTAATGTGGACTTTTACAACATTAATTTCAATTGCAGTTGTAATTTTACGCTACCGCGAGCCAAAATTAAATCGTCCTTACGTGGTTCCTTGGTATCCAATTATTCCAATTATTTCAATTGGTGGTGGTTTATTTATTGTAATTAGTACTGTAATTAATGAATTCTGGCTTTCAATAACTGGAATTGGGCTAACAGCATTAGGTTTACCAATCTATTACTATATGAAAAAACATAATAAAGCTGATTAG
- a CDS encoding GH25 family lysozyme encodes MTVHRYRHKYTFPSIIILLVLAILGLVWAYFNMRQNTTVPRGSNMSVLGIELDQTKDYVDLHKLEKNGISFVYLRSTQGKSYFDDNYLLYRDQLQGTNLNFGTIIAYSDETSNQDQYQYFLSKVGTNTGSLPIMIVPAASHLTKSYWQQMGEFAQMINNNLGKRVMIAGDYHYRSYFPEGTRFLYTGASLKDRRHYAFWCYTQNGRVKNIDNLNRDVTMFAYIGTNTQYEQLYSQQKMQ; translated from the coding sequence ATGACTGTGCATCGTTATCGACATAAATATACTTTCCCAAGTATTATTATTCTGCTCGTATTAGCTATTTTGGGATTAGTGTGGGCATACTTTAATATGAGACAAAATACAACTGTACCGCGTGGCTCAAATATGAGCGTTCTCGGAATTGAACTAGATCAAACTAAAGACTATGTTGATTTGCATAAATTAGAAAAGAATGGAATTTCTTTTGTTTACTTGCGGTCAACGCAGGGAAAATCATATTTTGATGATAATTATTTACTATACCGTGATCAACTTCAGGGGACTAACTTGAATTTTGGTACAATTATTGCTTATAGCGATGAGACAAGCAATCAAGATCAGTATCAGTATTTCTTAAGTAAGGTTGGAACTAATACTGGGAGTTTACCAATTATGATTGTTCCTGCTGCTAGTCATTTAACAAAATCATATTGGCAACAAATGGGCGAATTTGCGCAAATGATCAATAATAATTTAGGTAAACGCGTCATGATAGCAGGTGATTATCACTATCGCAGTTATTTTCCTGAAGGAACCAGATTTTTATATACAGGTGCCAGTTTAAAAGATAGACGGCACTATGCTTTTTGGTGTTACACTCAAAATGGACGAGTAAAAAATATCGATAATTTAAATAGAGATGTAACGATGTTTGCTTATATTGGAACTAATACGCAGTATGAGCAGTTATATAGTCAACAGAAAATGCAATAG
- a CDS encoding DEAD/DEAH box helicase, translating to MYSQAITHVLEKEHKIKPTLIQERTYDAIRNGASLVGLAKTGTGKTLAYGLPVMERIAEIGGCGIILEPTTELAIQTRNNLLLYAKALNLKTIALVGAGNRKRQLERLKKEKPEIIIATPGRFFDFLSENRIKYQNINALVIDEADDILEFAKLDLLTSLGQNLSSTAQILLFGASESEITKDAEELFNHTFLLIDVRPEQKSEVKHYFLQVSNEYKMQFLQRLAKLDKFKGILFFDSSETEMRFARIFSHSKTKFAVLSNETNKQNREKVLSDFRAGRIKFLFATDLAARGLDLPDVSYVINFEIPSEVNTYLHRSGRTGRMNKSGTVVTLGDDHDFRNLKKLLDDTYQVDRAYFAGYSLTTEKPKPKNEEKEKKEKKRPENKPKHKKKRWRNKKNKGYHPRKGRREK from the coding sequence ATGTATTCACAAGCAATTACACACGTTTTAGAGAAAGAACATAAAATCAAGCCTACTTTAATCCAGGAGAGGACATATGACGCTATTCGTAATGGTGCAAGTCTAGTAGGATTAGCTAAGACCGGTACAGGAAAGACTTTAGCCTATGGATTACCGGTTATGGAAAGAATTGCTGAAATTGGTGGCTGCGGCATTATTTTAGAGCCAACCACTGAGCTTGCTATTCAAACTAGAAATAATCTTTTACTTTATGCCAAGGCATTAAACCTTAAGACCATTGCGCTAGTTGGGGCAGGTAATAGAAAAAGACAATTAGAACGATTGAAGAAAGAAAAGCCAGAGATAATTATTGCAACTCCAGGTAGATTCTTTGATTTTTTGTCTGAAAATCGAATTAAGTATCAGAATATTAATGCCTTGGTTATTGATGAAGCAGATGATATTTTGGAGTTTGCAAAATTAGATTTATTGACTTCTTTGGGACAGAACCTATCTTCAACTGCACAAATTTTGCTTTTTGGAGCTTCAGAATCAGAAATTACTAAAGATGCGGAAGAGCTTTTTAACCATACTTTCTTATTAATTGATGTTCGCCCGGAACAGAAGTCTGAAGTTAAGCACTATTTCTTACAAGTCTCCAATGAATATAAGATGCAGTTTTTGCAGCGACTAGCAAAACTAGACAAATTTAAGGGAATTTTGTTTTTTGATAGCAGCGAAACTGAAATGAGATTTGCTAGAATTTTTAGTCATAGTAAGACTAAGTTTGCAGTTTTAAGTAATGAAACTAATAAGCAAAATAGAGAAAAAGTTCTTAGTGATTTTAGGGCAGGTAGAATTAAGTTCTTGTTTGCGACTGATTTAGCAGCACGTGGATTAGACTTACCTGATGTTAGCTATGTTATTAATTTTGAAATACCTAGTGAAGTTAATACTTATTTGCATAGAAGCGGTAGAACTGGTCGGATGAATAAATCAGGTACTGTTGTTACTCTGGGAGATGACCATGATTTTAGAAATCTGAAAAAGTTGCTTGATGATACTTACCAAGTTGACAGAGCCTATTTTGCTGGCTATAGTTTAACAACTGAAAAGCCAAAGCCTAAGAACGAAGAAAAGGAAAAGAAAGAAAAGAAACGACCGGAAAATAAGCCAAAGCATAAAAAGAAACGTTGGCGTAATAAGAAGAATAAGGGATATCATCCGCGAAAGGGTAGAAGAGAAAAATAA
- a CDS encoding PTS sugar transporter subunit IIC: MASLVKWLETYVLPPASRLAQIRWLVAMRDTFVSLLPITIAGSIAMLFNSIIRAAKVQMHWDTFYSLMQPVVAIDNIIWEGTFALFAVYFAISWGYHLAKTYEVNRFAGSIASLVAFSMSISDSVKLRIDGDVVDIKNAFDIKQFSTMGLFTAIIFGCIGTALFITFYKARIRLKVDSSMPHAEWVAFSTLVPILLSVFIVGFVNFAFQRLTGTYFGNWLLTTIQRPLVNLGQGFGVVLLVTFLVQIFWFFGINGISVLTPVMDSLWLTPENINVTAVRNSDHVPYIWVRDSFNVFAWFGGAGGTLVLIIAILMFSKRKDYRTIAKMAVAPGIFNINEPIIFGLPVVFNPVYLIPFVVAPLVNVSLAYWATQAGLVNPVQIFVPTVMPPLIGPFLACNYDWRAIVLALINMVIALLIWMPFVFAADKIAKQDNNQRNFYLPQY; this comes from the coding sequence ATGGCATCTTTAGTTAAATGGTTAGAAACTTATGTTTTGCCACCCGCCTCTCGATTAGCTCAAATCCGTTGGTTAGTTGCAATGCGAGATACTTTTGTTTCGTTATTGCCAATCACGATTGCTGGCTCAATTGCAATGCTGTTTAATAGCATCATACGGGCTGCTAAGGTACAGATGCATTGGGATACTTTTTATTCTTTAATGCAACCTGTTGTCGCAATTGACAATATTATTTGGGAAGGTACCTTTGCGCTTTTTGCTGTATATTTTGCGATCTCTTGGGGTTATCACCTAGCTAAAACTTATGAGGTAAATCGCTTTGCTGGTTCAATTGCGTCTTTAGTTGCTTTTTCAATGAGTATTAGTGATTCGGTAAAACTACGTATTGATGGGGATGTAGTTGATATTAAAAATGCCTTTGATATTAAGCAATTCTCAACGATGGGATTATTTACAGCAATTATTTTTGGTTGTATTGGGACAGCGCTATTTATTACGTTTTACAAGGCGAGAATTCGTTTAAAAGTTGATAGTAGTATGCCTCATGCAGAATGGGTTGCTTTTAGCACCTTAGTTCCAATTTTGCTTTCAGTTTTTATTGTTGGATTTGTTAATTTTGCTTTCCAGCGTCTTACTGGAACTTACTTTGGAAATTGGTTACTTACTACTATTCAAAGACCTTTAGTCAACTTGGGACAAGGTTTTGGAGTAGTTTTATTAGTTACATTTTTAGTTCAAATATTTTGGTTCTTTGGGATCAATGGTATCAGCGTTTTAACACCAGTAATGGATTCTTTGTGGTTAACGCCAGAAAACATTAACGTTACAGCAGTTAGAAATAGCGATCATGTCCCTTATATTTGGGTACGAGATTCCTTTAATGTTTTTGCATGGTTTGGTGGAGCGGGTGGAACTTTAGTCTTGATTATTGCTATTTTAATGTTTTCTAAACGTAAAGATTACCGAACTATAGCAAAAATGGCTGTTGCACCAGGAATTTTTAATATTAATGAACCTATTATTTTCGGCTTGCCTGTTGTATTTAATCCCGTATATTTGATTCCTTTTGTAGTAGCACCATTAGTAAATGTATCGCTTGCTTATTGGGCTACACAGGCAGGGTTAGTTAATCCGGTTCAAATATTTGTTCCAACAGTTATGCCGCCACTTATTGGACCGTTCTTGGCATGTAACTATGACTGGCGAGCTATTGTTTTAGCGCTTATTAATATGGTTATTGCACTTCTTATTTGGATGCCATTTGTTTTTGCGGCCGATAAAATTGCCAAGCAGGATAATAATCAACGTAATTTCTATTTGCCGCAGTATTAA
- the wecB gene encoding non-hydrolyzing UDP-N-acetylglucosamine 2-epimerase produces MKKIKVMTVFGTRPEAIKMAPLVLKLKQDDRFEEITVVSAQHREMLDQVLDTFKIKPDYDFNIMHKNQTLEDITSKVMLDMAKVIKEEQPDIVLVHGDTTTSFAAGLATFYEQTTLGHVEAGLRTWNKYSPFPEEMNRQMTDDMADLYFAPTKLSKHNLIKENHVANNIYVTGNTAIDALEQTVKKDYHHDVLDEITPGNKVILVTMHRRENQGEPMRRVFKVMKQVIDSYQDVEIIYPVHLSPRVQEVAKEVLAGDPRIHLIKPLDVVDFHNLAKRSYFIMTDSGGVQEEAPSLGKPVLVLRDTTERPEGVKAGTLKLVGTEVDKVHDEMICLLEDKDAYNKMANAKNPYGDGKASERIMNAIAYYFDKEHNQRPADFR; encoded by the coding sequence ATGAAAAAAATAAAGGTAATGACAGTTTTTGGTACGAGACCAGAAGCTATCAAGATGGCACCGTTAGTTCTAAAATTGAAGCAAGATGATCGTTTCGAGGAAATTACTGTAGTGAGTGCTCAACATCGAGAAATGTTAGATCAGGTTTTAGATACTTTTAAAATTAAGCCTGATTATGATTTTAATATTATGCATAAAAATCAAACTCTAGAAGATATTACTTCTAAAGTAATGCTTGATATGGCTAAGGTAATTAAAGAGGAACAACCAGATATCGTTTTAGTTCATGGCGATACTACAACTAGTTTTGCAGCTGGTCTAGCGACTTTTTATGAGCAAACAACCCTTGGTCATGTAGAAGCTGGTCTTCGTACTTGGAATAAGTATTCACCGTTTCCAGAAGAGATGAACCGGCAAATGACAGATGATATGGCTGATCTTTATTTTGCGCCAACTAAATTAAGCAAGCATAATTTAATTAAAGAAAATCACGTTGCTAATAATATTTATGTAACTGGAAATACAGCAATTGATGCTTTAGAGCAAACGGTAAAAAAAGACTATCATCACGATGTTCTTGATGAAATTACGCCAGGAAATAAAGTGATTTTAGTTACTATGCATCGTAGAGAAAATCAGGGAGAGCCGATGCGGCGTGTTTTTAAGGTGATGAAGCAGGTGATAGATAGTTATCAAGATGTAGAAATTATCTATCCCGTTCATCTTTCTCCACGGGTGCAAGAAGTAGCTAAAGAAGTATTAGCCGGAGATCCTCGCATTCACTTAATTAAGCCACTTGATGTAGTTGATTTTCATAATTTAGCTAAAAGAAGTTACTTTATCATGACTGATTCAGGTGGTGTGCAAGAAGAAGCTCCTTCTCTTGGAAAACCTGTATTAGTCTTGCGCGATACAACAGAGCGTCCCGAAGGTGTTAAAGCTGGAACCTTGAAACTTGTCGGAACTGAAGTAGATAAGGTTCATGATGAGATGATTTGCTTACTTGAAGATAAGGATGCCTATAATAAAATGGCCAATGCTAAAAACCCATATGGGGATGGAAAAGCTTCTGAGCGCATTATGAATGCAATTGCATATTATTTTGATAAAGAACACAACCAAAGACCCGCAGATTTTAGATAA